One Oxobacter pfennigii DNA segment encodes these proteins:
- a CDS encoding sulfurtransferase TusA family protein: protein MIEVDCLGEICPVPIIRIKENLKSMKSGDSIKVVTDHSCTQQSVMDFFKNKKFKVQCEEVINGVWEITVIKG, encoded by the coding sequence ATGATAGAAGTAGATTGCCTTGGGGAAATATGTCCTGTCCCCATAATACGCATTAAAGAAAACTTAAAGTCTATGAAATCAGGAGATTCAATAAAAGTAGTGACTGACCATAGCTGTACGCAGCAATCCGTTATGGATTTTTTTAAAAATAAAAAATTTAAGGTACAATGTGAAGAAGTCATTAATGGAGTTTGGGAGATAACAGTTATAAAAGGCTAG
- a CDS encoding putative ABC transporter permease, with translation MRGRFIIYGLAGWCIEIFWTGLGSLISGDPKLQGWTYIWMFPIYGLAIFLEPIHNRIRNWPVILRGGAYTLLIFLAEYSTGWLLKTVMGVCPWNYSGTPYEIDGLIRLDFAPAWFAAGILFEKLHDLLMGYKVLKRV, from the coding sequence ATGAGAGGCAGATTTATAATATACGGACTAGCAGGATGGTGCATAGAAATTTTCTGGACCGGTCTTGGTTCCTTGATCAGCGGTGACCCAAAACTCCAGGGTTGGACGTATATATGGATGTTCCCTATATATGGGTTGGCAATATTTTTAGAACCTATACATAACAGAATAAGAAACTGGCCGGTTATACTAAGGGGAGGTGCCTATACATTATTGATTTTTCTGGCAGAATATTCTACCGGTTGGCTTCTCAAAACAGTTATGGGAGTATGTCCATGGAACTACAGCGGTACTCCATATGAAATAGACGGATTAATCAGGCTGGATTTTGCACCTGCCTGGTTTGCAGCAGGAATTTTATTTGAAAAGCTTCATGATTTGCTTATGGGCTACAAAGTGTTAAAGAGGGTATAA
- the rffA gene encoding dTDP-4-amino-4,6-dideoxygalactose transaminase has protein sequence MKIPFNKIHLTNKELEYINDALTRGQISGDGHYTRLVENHIKESFNTKRVFMTTSATHALEMAVMMIDIKPGDEIIMPSYTFPSCANAVLLRGAKIVFSEIKEDTLNIDPDDVKRKITFKTRAIMPVHYAGISCEMDKLLDIAAYHNLYVIEDAAHAVNALYKGKYLGTLGHMGCYSFHGTKNYICGEGGALLLNTDASDLYNHASIIRQKGTNREQFLTGKIDKYSWVGLGSSYTPSDMLMAFLYAQLICMNDIKNKRKIIHDYYTVRLSKYVEKKIIRTNTIPQDCESNYHIFYVLFNDENIRSFAEKQLKKKGIQASNHFVPLHSSPMGLSLGYKTGQLPITEMAGKCLLRLPIYTDMTLNEREYVIDNLEEILKVI, from the coding sequence ATGAAAATACCTTTCAATAAAATACATTTAACAAATAAAGAACTTGAATATATAAATGATGCTTTAACCAGAGGACAGATAAGCGGTGACGGACATTATACAAGGCTGGTGGAAAATCATATAAAAGAAAGCTTCAATACAAAGAGAGTTTTCATGACCACCTCTGCAACCCATGCCTTGGAAATGGCTGTAATGATGATTGATATAAAACCCGGCGATGAAATAATAATGCCCTCATATACATTCCCGTCATGCGCCAATGCCGTATTGCTAAGAGGTGCTAAGATAGTGTTTTCCGAGATAAAAGAAGATACCTTAAATATTGACCCTGATGATGTAAAAAGAAAAATAACATTCAAAACACGAGCCATCATGCCTGTTCATTATGCCGGTATATCCTGTGAAATGGATAAGCTCTTGGATATTGCAGCCTATCATAATTTATATGTAATAGAAGATGCTGCCCACGCCGTAAATGCTTTGTATAAGGGAAAATATCTGGGTACTTTAGGTCATATGGGCTGCTACAGCTTTCATGGCACCAAAAATTATATATGCGGCGAAGGCGGGGCTTTGTTACTAAACACTGACGCTTCAGATCTTTATAATCATGCCTCTATTATAAGGCAAAAAGGAACCAACCGGGAGCAGTTTTTAACCGGAAAGATCGATAAATACTCATGGGTAGGTTTAGGCTCAAGCTATACTCCTTCTGATATGCTGATGGCTTTTTTATATGCCCAGCTTATATGTATGAATGATATCAAGAATAAACGGAAAATAATTCATGATTATTATACTGTAAGGCTTTCAAAATACGTTGAGAAGAAAATAATAAGAACAAATACCATACCCCAGGACTGCGAATCAAATTATCATATTTTTTATGTATTATTCAATGATGAAAATATCAGGAGCTTTGCAGAGAAGCAATTAAAAAAGAAAGGTATACAGGCTTCCAATCATTTTGTCCCGCTTCACTCTTCTCCTATGGGGCTGAGTTTAGGTTATAAAACCGGGCAGCTTCCTATTACCGAAATGGCAGGGAAGTGTTTATTAAGGCTCCCCATATATACGGATATGACTTTAAATGAGAGGGAATATGTAATAGATAATCTTGAAGAAATATTGAAGGTGATTTAA
- a CDS encoding ATP-grasp domain-containing protein: protein MKLLILGGGNSQINAIIRAGEKGHTVIVSDYYEDAPGKLICHYKETTSTFDIEGNIKIANKYSIDGVMTIGTDQPVLTAAKVAEALSLPSFIDSSTALAVTNKKVMKKIFKDKGIPQAEYRIIKEEFHNGELFKIKFPVVVKPLDSQGQRGVYKLHSADDIRKNINDVLSYSREKEILVEEYYKHQEITISGWVLNDAVHVLTVTDRITYNNYPHIGICIAHNFPSIQNELHYEEILNLTEKIVKSFNIHNGPIYFQMLCGNDGIKVNEIACRIGGAYEDELIPLLTEVDILDMVLNYSLGIQVDYTSLEKYDVRKNNKCASVQMIFVKPGTVKSITPIEYIKSLAGVSYAKYNVQVGSTIGEIINATQRAGYMIIQGESKEILKMNIDNAFKHLKILDDSGNDMVIKF from the coding sequence ATGAAACTTTTGATTTTAGGCGGAGGCAACAGTCAGATTAATGCAATAATAAGGGCCGGGGAAAAAGGTCATACAGTGATTGTATCGGATTATTATGAAGATGCACCTGGAAAATTAATCTGTCATTATAAAGAAACGACCAGCACCTTTGATATTGAGGGCAATATTAAAATTGCAAATAAATATAGCATAGACGGAGTCATGACCATTGGCACCGACCAGCCAGTTTTAACTGCTGCAAAGGTTGCGGAAGCTTTAAGCCTCCCTTCTTTTATAGACAGTTCCACAGCCCTTGCGGTGACAAATAAAAAGGTAATGAAAAAAATCTTTAAGGATAAGGGCATTCCCCAAGCTGAATACAGGATTATCAAAGAGGAATTTCATAACGGTGAGCTTTTTAAAATTAAATTCCCCGTGGTAGTAAAGCCCTTGGACAGCCAGGGACAGCGTGGTGTATACAAGCTTCATTCAGCTGATGATATAAGAAAGAATATAAATGATGTTTTAAGCTATTCCAGAGAAAAGGAAATTTTAGTGGAAGAATACTATAAACATCAAGAAATAACTATAAGCGGATGGGTTTTGAATGATGCGGTTCATGTTCTTACGGTGACAGACAGAATAACATATAATAATTATCCTCACATAGGCATATGTATTGCCCATAATTTCCCTTCAATACAAAATGAATTGCATTATGAAGAGATTCTGAATTTGACTGAAAAAATTGTTAAAAGCTTTAATATTCATAACGGTCCTATTTATTTTCAAATGCTTTGCGGCAATGATGGAATTAAAGTTAATGAAATTGCCTGCAGGATAGGCGGCGCTTATGAGGATGAATTGATCCCTCTCCTTACGGAAGTGGATATTTTAGACATGGTATTGAATTATTCACTGGGCATTCAGGTTGATTATACAAGCCTTGAAAAATATGATGTAAGAAAAAACAATAAATGCGCTTCTGTTCAAATGATTTTCGTAAAACCAGGTACAGTCAAATCCATTACTCCCATTGAATACATAAAGAGCCTTGCCGGAGTTTCTTATGCAAAATATAATGTCCAGGTTGGAAGTACAATAGGTGAAATAATAAACGCAACTCAAAGGGCTGGATATATGATAATCCAAGGGGAAAGTAAGGAAATTTTAAAGATGAATATAGACAACGCCTTCAAGCATCTTAAAATTCTCGATGATTCAGGTAATGATATGGTTATAAAGTTTTAG
- a CDS encoding LysR family transcriptional regulator — MQIESLKFFYEVASAKSISKAAKSSMISQSALSQQIQRLEDSLGIKLLERSNRGVELTEAGLLVEKYAKNILLTYENMVESLADISKSNNTIKIDSVWTIATYALPCALYKLKKKFPGYSYNSMTNFSDDVEQNVINEICDVGFIYDKPHDINLTSSRVASDRFVAVAAENFSIKHTVCLKDLKDYGLIMLNSKSRERKSLNQHFLELGHDLNNFNILFELDSIESIKSVVVKGYGISFLPYLSIKKELYTKQLKEIQVSDFNMSFDIYMLYKKDKYMKKSIKDFIQYIKKIGEESFC, encoded by the coding sequence ATGCAAATTGAATCACTTAAATTCTTCTATGAAGTAGCTTCTGCAAAAAGTATCTCGAAAGCCGCTAAAAGTTCAATGATATCACAATCAGCATTAAGCCAGCAAATTCAAAGGCTGGAAGACAGCCTGGGAATCAAGCTTCTTGAAAGAAGCAACAGGGGTGTAGAATTGACTGAAGCAGGTTTGCTAGTGGAAAAATACGCCAAAAACATACTTCTTACTTATGAAAACATGGTGGAGTCTCTGGCAGATATAAGCAAAAGCAATAACACCATAAAAATTGATTCCGTTTGGACTATAGCCACCTATGCCCTTCCCTGCGCCTTGTATAAGCTTAAGAAGAAATTTCCCGGCTACAGCTATAATTCTATGACAAATTTTTCCGATGACGTTGAACAAAACGTCATAAATGAAATCTGTGACGTAGGATTTATATATGACAAACCCCACGATATCAATCTTACCAGCAGCAGAGTTGCAAGTGACAGATTTGTTGCGGTAGCTGCCGAAAACTTTAGTATCAAACACACGGTATGCCTTAAGGATTTGAAGGATTACGGCCTTATAATGTTGAACAGCAAATCCCGTGAAAGAAAATCCCTGAATCAGCATTTCCTTGAACTTGGCCATGACCTTAACAACTTTAATATTTTATTTGAGCTGGACTCCATAGAATCCATAAAATCTGTTGTTGTAAAAGGTTATGGAATATCATTCCTTCCATATTTATCTATCAAGAAAGAATTGTATACAAAGCAATTAAAGGAGATACAGGTATCTGACTTCAACATGAGCTTTGACATATATATGCTTTATAAAAAGGATAAGTATATGAAGAAAAGCATAAAAGATTTTATTCAATATATCAAGAAGATAGGTGAAGAAAGCTTCTGCTAG
- a CDS encoding glycosyltransferase family 2 protein has protein sequence MKPFISVIIPVYNSCNTLDELYSQITKVFNDSFKIEIILVDDGSKDLSFERMSLLSKTDRRVKAIRLDGNFGQQNAIMCGLNYSKGEYVVTMDDDLQHPPQEIHKLYEKILMGYDAVYGIPQVKKHSLIKNIGSIMTDRLFNLICGKPKDIRVSSFRIMTRSAVDTIIKDNTPFVYISAIALKNKMKIGNVTVVHNVRKEGTSGYSLYKLAKLFFKLYIYYSPMSSLKNKSCSPQYIIKDMD, from the coding sequence ATGAAGCCTTTTATCTCTGTGATTATACCGGTTTACAACAGCTGCAATACTCTGGATGAACTTTATTCTCAAATTACAAAGGTCTTCAACGACTCCTTTAAAATTGAAATTATTCTTGTAGATGACGGCAGCAAGGACTTGAGCTTTGAAAGGATGTCACTTTTAAGTAAAACAGACAGGCGGGTAAAAGCAATCCGTCTGGATGGTAATTTTGGACAGCAAAACGCCATAATGTGCGGATTGAATTACTCAAAAGGAGAATATGTTGTCACAATGGACGATGATCTTCAGCACCCGCCTCAGGAAATTCATAAGCTGTATGAAAAAATACTCATGGGCTATGATGCAGTATACGGTATACCCCAGGTAAAAAAGCATTCTCTGATAAAAAATATAGGCTCTATTATGACGGACAGGCTGTTTAATTTAATATGCGGCAAACCAAAAGATATAAGAGTCAGCAGCTTCAGAATAATGACAAGGTCTGCTGTGGATACCATTATCAAAGACAATACCCCCTTTGTGTACATTTCCGCCATAGCCTTGAAAAATAAAATGAAAATAGGAAATGTGACTGTGGTTCACAATGTGAGAAAAGAAGGAACCTCAGGCTACAGCTTATATAAACTGGCAAAATTGTTTTTTAAACTTTATATCTATTATTCACCTATGTCTTCATTAAAAAATAAAAGCTGTTCACCTCAATATATTATAAAAGACATGGATTAA
- a CDS encoding DUF1540 domain-containing protein — MEGKVEKMNQPNPGIKCVVNTCHYYSSGDHCTASKIEVQPRNANSNDETDCATFTMK; from the coding sequence ATGGAAGGTAAAGTAGAAAAAATGAATCAACCAAATCCAGGAATTAAATGTGTAGTTAATACCTGTCACTATTATTCGTCAGGAGACCACTGCACTGCTTCTAAGATTGAAGTACAGCCAAGAAATGCCAACAGCAATGACGAGACAGACTGTGCTACTTTTACAATGAAATAG